The Streptomyces sp. NBC_01439 genome contains the following window.
CCGGCTCCCGGCTGGCCGAAGTGGGGGAGCGGGTCGGGGTCCGGGTCCCCTCGGGGCCGCGGTTCGGCGTGGACGGGGCCTTCGAGGGCTACGTCCGGCTGCCGTTCACCGTGGGCGGGCCGGTGGCCGAGGAAGCGGCCTCCCGGCTGGCGGCGGCGGCCCGGCTGGTCGGCACGGGCGCGGGCGGCAGCGGGGCGGAGCCGCCGCGCACGTTCGTGGCGTAGCCCGCCACGACCGGCCTACGAAGCCTCGGCCGGCACTTCCGGCACCTCCGGGGCGTTCAGAGCCGGCCCCTGCGCCGGCGGCTGCCCCTGGAGCGGCTTGGTCGGCGTGCCCTGGTCCCGCCCACCGCTCCCGCCGGGCGCGAGGCGATCAGGCAGTAGCTCGAGCACGGCCTGGCGGTACGCGGGGTGCGCGGCCTCGTCGTACGGGTCCGGGGTGGCGGGCACCTGGAGCCGGTGCACGGGCCCGGTGCCGAGCCGGGCGTACCCGCGCCCCGGCGGCACCTGTGCCGTCGGGGTGGTGTGCGGCGCCAGCCCTAGTACGTCGGCGACCTGGTGGACCGTGGCGGGCCCGAGGACGACGCGGGCCCGGGTGTGCTGCCAGACCGCGTCGTGCAGCAGTTCCAGGTGCCCGAACTGCTCGGCCACCACCACGGTGACGTGCGCGGGCCGTCCGTGCCGCAGCGGCACCTGGAGTTGGGCCAGCGGGTCGGGGCCGCCGCCGGCGACGGAGAGGTGGGCCAGCACGCTCGGCTGGTCCAGCAGGATCCACAAGGGCCGGCCGGTGTCCTCCGGTGCGGGCCGTCCGACCTCCCGGGCCCGGTGGGTGGCGATGAGCCGCCGTTCGGTCTCCTGCGCTGCCCATTCCAGCGTGGCCTGTGCCCCGACCGGTCCGCATTCCACGGCGAGGACGCCACTGCGGCCGGAGAGGCAGGAGTAGTCGCCGTTGCCGCCGCCGTCGACGATCAGTACGTCGCCCCCGTGCCGCAGGGCCTGCAGGGCGACGGAGCGCAGCAGGGTGGAGGCGCCGCTGCCGGGCTGGCCGACGGCCAGCAGGTGGGGCTCGGCGGAGCGGGGCCCGGTGCGCCAGATCACCGGCGGCACGTCGCGGGGCTCGTCGTCCTCCAGGACGGGCAGGGTGCGCCGCACGCCGCCGGCGTCGGTGAAGCCGAGCACGGTCTCGCCGGGGGAGGTGACGAACGGCTGGGCGGCGATGCCCGTCGGAAGCGCCTCCAGCACCCTCAGGTCGAGCTGGTTGCCCTCCTCGTCCCAGTCGAAGAGGTACTCCCGTCCCCGCCCGGACTTGGCGTGCAGCAGTGCCTCGATCCGGGCCCGTGAGGTGGCCTCGCCGTCGGTGAAGTAGGCCGGGTAGCGGATGCGGAGCCGGGTGATGCGGCCCGCCCCGTCGAACCCGTAGTCGCTGAAGGCCTTGTCCCAGTCCCCGCCGTGGGCGAAGAGCGGACTCGGGTCTTCCGGGATGGAGAAGTACGGCACGAGGGCTTCGTAGAGGGAGCCGAGCCGTTCGGTCTCGGCATCGCTGGGTCCGGTCTTCGTCGGGGTGCGCTCGCGTCCGTGCCAGGCCGCCGCCGCCATGAGGGTGAGCAGGGCGAGCAGGGGACCGTAGGGGAGGAGTGCGACCACGAGGACGCAGGCGGCTCCCAGGAACAGCGCGGGACCACGCTTGTCCTTGGGGGTCTGGGACCAACGGCGCCGCCCGGCCGCGGCCAGGATGCGCAGGCCGCGTCCGATCACGAGGAGAGGATGGAGGACGTCCGTGGCACTGTCGGCGACCGTGCGAGCGAGGTCGCGGCCCCGGGCCAGCGACGTGCTGCCGCTGCTGAGGATGCGGGGAAGTGGGCGCCGGGCCACGGGCGTCTCCTGGAGTTGTGGTGTGACGGTGTTCCGGGTGGTGCTGGTGTCGCTGCGCGATGGCCGGGCTAGAGCTTGATCCCGCCGAGCAGGCTCGCGAGGCTCGCCGTGCTCGCCGTGATGCTCGGGGCGATGGCGGAGCCGGCGAGGAAGAAGCCGAAGAGCGCGCAGACGAACGCGTGCGTCAGCTTCATCCCGTCCTTCTTGAAGAAGAGGAAGCAGATGATGCCGAGCAGGACCACGCCTGAGATGGACAGGACCATGACGTTTTCTCCCGGTTGGTGGGGACAGTCACCATCAGTTCTTCCAGGCTCACAGGAAGTATCAATGCGACAAAAGGTGCATATGGGTGAATTCAATGGTTTTTCACTTGACCGGCCCCGTCCGGTCGGCACGCCCGGCGCGCAGGGGGTCGAAGGTGATCATTGCCTCGGCCCGACCCGGACATGTGCAGGCCAGGGCGCTACTCTGACGATTCACCCGTACGGACGCAGCGCCGTGCACCCCCCTGCCCGCCCGGCCCCCGACCGGGTCTTCCACGTCGTGACGGGCGGGCGGACCATGTCAGCAACGAGTGAAAGGCGGTACGGACCATGAGCGAGCGCGCAGCCGAGGGTTCCGGTTCCCAGGACGTCCCCGACGAGGACGTCATCGAGCTGGCCACCAAGATCTTCGACCTCGCCCGCCAGGGCGAGACCGAGGCGCTCACCGCCTACCTGGACGCCGGGGTCCCGGCGAACCTCACCAACGACCGCGGCGACACCCTGGTCATGCTCGCCGCCTACCACGGCCACGCCGGAGCCGTGTCGGTCCTGCTGGCCCGCGGCGCCGAGGCCGACCGCGCCAACGACCGCGGCCAGACCCCGCTCGCCGGTGCGGTCTTCAAGGGCGAGGAGGCCGTCATCCGCGCCCTGCTC
Protein-coding sequences here:
- a CDS encoding ankyrin repeat domain-containing protein; translated protein: MSERAAEGSGSQDVPDEDVIELATKIFDLARQGETEALTAYLDAGVPANLTNDRGDTLVMLAAYHGHAGAVSVLLARGAEADRANDRGQTPLAGAVFKGEEAVIRALLAGGADPKAGTPSAVDTARIFAKADLLELFGAE